The Cystobacter fuscus DSM 2262 genome includes a region encoding these proteins:
- a CDS encoding RCC1 domain-containing protein, which translates to MSILRVNFNSRPFPLLLLALLGACGTREEDPPETDTQAPRITLTTPGDASRVALARFQVAGTVEDDSGLAELSWRLNEGEPVALGAEGGQRRALDFELQPRPGRNVLVVHARDTRGNEATSSVGFTFGNQTGAGALHGGAVRDGVLYSWGRNNRGQLGLGSTTNSKSPVKVEGLTDVAAIAFAQNDSLAIQRDGSVWTWGDNASGQLGQAAPGASDTTVRLVPTRVPGISDAVAAAVGYRHMLVLHRDGHVSAFGENGNGQLGDGTTTDRHFPVPVSGLTDVVRVIGGSQHSAAVRADGTVWVWGNNGYGNLGLGTHDDEPHATPTRVPGLTGVVDLANGRDHLLALHEDGTVSAWGLNASGQLGDGQPGAEDQRDSPVQVQGLTEATAVFAQGTMSFALRRDGTLWGWGENVNGQLGTGDTTRASVPTTPVLLRVEPPEPLTGLDDVSPGATHVIAHHRDGLLFAWGWSVGGSLGGGSDQLEQWAYPLPQQVVLP; encoded by the coding sequence ATGTCGATATTGCGAGTCAATTTCAACTCCCGCCCCTTCCCCCTCCTGCTGCTGGCGCTGCTGGGGGCGTGTGGAACGAGGGAGGAGGACCCGCCGGAGACAGACACGCAAGCGCCTCGCATCACGCTCACCACGCCAGGGGACGCGTCGCGCGTGGCGCTCGCGCGCTTCCAGGTGGCGGGCACGGTGGAGGATGACTCGGGGCTCGCGGAGCTGAGCTGGCGGCTCAACGAGGGCGAGCCGGTGGCGCTCGGCGCGGAGGGCGGGCAGCGGCGGGCACTGGACTTCGAGCTCCAGCCGCGTCCGGGCCGCAACGTCCTGGTGGTGCACGCGCGCGACACGCGGGGCAACGAGGCGACGTCCTCGGTGGGCTTCACCTTCGGCAACCAGACGGGCGCGGGAGCGCTGCACGGGGGCGCGGTGCGCGACGGCGTCCTCTACAGCTGGGGACGCAACAACCGGGGGCAGCTCGGGCTCGGGAGCACCACGAACAGCAAGAGCCCGGTGAAGGTGGAGGGGCTGACGGACGTGGCCGCCATCGCCTTCGCCCAGAACGACTCCCTGGCGATTCAGCGGGACGGCTCGGTGTGGACGTGGGGAGACAACGCGAGCGGCCAGCTCGGCCAGGCGGCGCCCGGCGCGTCCGACACGACGGTGCGCCTGGTGCCCACGCGCGTGCCCGGCATCTCCGACGCGGTGGCCGCCGCGGTGGGCTACAGGCACATGCTGGTGCTGCACCGGGACGGGCACGTGTCCGCCTTCGGCGAGAACGGCAACGGCCAGCTCGGCGACGGCACCACCACGGATCGGCACTTCCCCGTGCCCGTCTCCGGGCTCACCGACGTCGTCCGGGTCATCGGCGGCTCGCAGCACTCGGCCGCGGTGCGCGCCGACGGCACCGTCTGGGTGTGGGGCAACAATGGCTATGGCAACCTCGGCCTCGGCACCCACGACGACGAGCCCCACGCCACGCCCACGCGCGTGCCCGGCCTCACCGGCGTGGTGGACCTCGCCAACGGGCGCGACCACCTGCTCGCCCTGCACGAGGACGGCACGGTGTCCGCCTGGGGCCTCAACGCCAGCGGCCAGCTCGGCGATGGGCAGCCAGGCGCGGAGGACCAGCGCGACAGTCCCGTCCAGGTCCAGGGCCTCACGGAGGCCACCGCCGTCTTCGCCCAGGGCACCATGAGCTTCGCCCTCCGGCGCGACGGCACGCTGTGGGGCTGGGGCGAGAACGTCAATGGACAGCTCGGCACGGGAGACACCACCCGGGCCTCCGTGCCCACCACCCCGGTGCTGCTGCGCGTGGAGCCCCCCGAGCCCCTCACCGGCCTGGACGACGTGAGCCCCGGCGCCACCCATGTCATCGCCCACCACCGGGACGGGCTGCTGTTCGCCTGGGGCTGGAGCGTGGGAGGCTCGCTGGGCGGTGGCTCGGAC